Proteins encoded in a region of the Mucilaginibacter sabulilitoris genome:
- a CDS encoding SusC/RagA family TonB-linked outer membrane protein, whose protein sequence is MEIYIHAKSFYKKLLTLLLLFSIPIISWAQKEQPPTINSHLKGIVLDAVTQEPLPGAAVLISGTTHSVATDKDGKFSFVTGQIFPYTLVITYIGYDKQEVTANGSPVTILLKQSVRALNDVVVVGYGTQSRKSLTGSVSTVSADEIRNKPVASFDQQLQGKAAGVQVSAGTGIPGDGLFFRIRGSTSINAGNDPLYVVDGVFINSQSLQKVTTQGQANNPLSDINPADIESISILKDADATAIYGARAANGVVLITTKRGKYNTAPKVSFNTYFGFAKAPKLWDLVTGPEHAELVNELYRNTEAEAIATGNTAAANTYKYEPFRALTDNPSASPAPRGLPQDQPTYDRLHDVFRTGFIQNYDASVSGGNDKTRYYVGGGFNSQQADLKTNDFQRGSFKFNLDQKISDVFSIGTSTLISQTYRTNARVGDGPQGGILQSALHTPTYLPKVNADGSPAKWAGFDNLDVLINNTNMHSKSNRLISNIYADANITPDLKFRTSWSVDYNTYNEYQYWNSLTNLGAANHNLGTSSISTNSIWTNEQTLTYNKTFSNKHFFSALVGNSLQGTVSSQTLAQGTNFPNDAYQQIASASATTSSSSEDKYNLSSFFSRVTYNYAGKYFIEGNFRADASSKFGKDHRWGYFPSAGVAWQAKEEDFLKNVSFLSNLKIRGSIGLTGNQNGIPNSASRGLWTAGANYLENPGTVPYQLANPDLKWESTRQINVGLDAGFFNNRLSLELNLYNKYTTGLLLNLPLALSSGFTSIIKNAGEMSNKGFEVAINSTNIKTKDFTWQTSFNISHNKNKIEKLPIPIDASYATIRMQQGYSMNSFYVYKQLYVDPQTGNPIYQHADGTTGPTVTANDKVIDGNGLPKFFGGFNNTFAYKGFDLSVFFNFQTGNKVYNNNAYFLEGGGTRDDRRAMDTYQLKRWQKPGDITDVPRLTALGTNYTLSPVSRFIEDGSFLRLSNVNLGYTLPRAIAEKIKAASVRIYFSGSNLWLLTRYKGPDPEINVTADPNVQGYDLGTPPIPRTLQVGANITF, encoded by the coding sequence ATGGAAATATATATCCATGCTAAATCATTTTATAAAAAGCTACTAACGCTCCTCTTACTTTTCTCCATCCCCATTATATCGTGGGCGCAAAAAGAGCAGCCACCAACTATCAATTCACATCTTAAAGGTATTGTATTAGATGCCGTTACGCAGGAGCCTTTACCTGGAGCAGCCGTACTAATCTCAGGTACAACGCACTCAGTAGCAACCGATAAGGACGGTAAATTTTCATTTGTAACCGGCCAGATATTCCCTTACACACTGGTTATTACTTATATAGGGTATGACAAACAAGAGGTTACCGCTAACGGCAGCCCGGTTACCATACTTTTAAAACAATCTGTACGTGCTTTAAATGACGTGGTTGTGGTAGGTTATGGTACGCAAAGCCGTAAGTCGTTAACCGGTTCGGTATCAACTGTAAGTGCCGATGAAATAAGGAATAAACCCGTAGCCAGTTTTGACCAGCAGCTGCAGGGTAAAGCGGCCGGCGTACAGGTATCGGCCGGTACAGGCATACCCGGCGATGGTTTGTTCTTTCGTATCCGCGGCAGTACATCAATCAATGCCGGTAATGATCCTTTGTATGTGGTTGATGGGGTATTCATCAACAGCCAGTCGCTGCAAAAAGTTACTACACAGGGGCAGGCCAACAACCCGTTGTCAGACATTAACCCGGCTGATATTGAAAGCATCAGTATATTAAAGGACGCCGATGCTACCGCCATTTATGGTGCGCGTGCCGCCAACGGTGTGGTGCTGATCACTACCAAACGCGGTAAATATAACACAGCGCCCAAAGTAAGCTTTAATACCTACTTCGGTTTTGCCAAAGCTCCAAAATTATGGGATTTGGTTACCGGTCCCGAACACGCCGAGTTGGTTAACGAACTCTACCGCAACACCGAGGCCGAAGCTATAGCCACGGGTAACACAGCGGCCGCTAATACCTATAAATATGAACCTTTCAGGGCGCTTACCGATAATCCATCGGCTTCACCGGCTCCGCGTGGTTTACCGCAGGATCAGCCAACTTACGATCGTTTGCATGATGTATTCCGTACTGGCTTTATCCAGAACTATGATGCTTCGGTTTCTGGTGGTAACGATAAAACACGCTATTATGTAGGTGGAGGTTTTAACAGCCAGCAGGCCGATCTGAAAACAAACGACTTTCAGCGCGGAAGTTTCAAGTTTAACCTCGATCAAAAAATAAGCGATGTATTCAGCATTGGTACAAGCACCCTTATTTCGCAGACATACCGTACCAATGCCCGCGTAGGCGATGGGCCGCAGGGTGGTATTTTGCAATCGGCCTTACACACGCCAACTTATCTGCCTAAAGTAAATGCAGATGGCAGTCCGGCTAAGTGGGCCGGTTTTGATAACCTGGATGTGCTGATCAACAATACCAATATGCACTCCAAAAGTAACCGCCTCATTAGCAATATTTATGCCGATGCCAACATCACGCCCGATCTGAAGTTTCGTACCAGTTGGAGCGTTGATTACAATACCTATAACGAATACCAATACTGGAACAGTTTAACCAACCTGGGCGCGGCGAACCATAACCTGGGTACATCAAGTATCAGCACCAACTCAATCTGGACAAATGAACAAACCTTAACTTATAACAAAACGTTTAGCAATAAACATTTTTTCAGCGCCCTGGTAGGTAACTCTTTACAGGGAACCGTAAGTTCACAAACCCTGGCGCAGGGTACTAATTTCCCTAATGACGCTTATCAGCAAATTGCTTCGGCTTCTGCTACAACATCTTCATCTTCAGAAGATAAGTATAACCTGTCGTCATTTTTTTCGAGGGTGACCTACAATTACGCCGGTAAATATTTTATAGAAGGAAATTTCCGTGCAGATGCTTCATCTAAATTTGGTAAAGACCATCGCTGGGGATATTTCCCATCAGCCGGCGTGGCCTGGCAGGCTAAGGAAGAAGATTTCCTGAAAAATGTATCGTTTTTAAGCAACCTGAAAATTCGCGGCAGCATTGGCTTAACGGGTAACCAGAACGGCATCCCCAATAGTGCCTCAAGGGGATTATGGACAGCAGGAGCCAACTATCTTGAAAACCCCGGTACAGTGCCTTACCAGCTGGCTAACCCCGACCTGAAATGGGAATCAACCCGTCAAATCAACGTTGGGTTGGATGCAGGATTTTTTAATAACCGCTTAAGCTTAGAGTTAAACCTGTATAATAAATACACCACCGGTTTACTACTCAACCTGCCGCTTGCCCTGAGCTCCGGCTTTACCTCTATCATTAAAAACGCCGGCGAAATGAGCAACAAAGGTTTTGAGGTTGCTATAAACAGCACCAACATCAAAACCAAAGATTTTACCTGGCAAACCAGTTTTAACATATCGCACAACAAAAACAAGATCGAGAAGCTGCCTATACCTATAGATGCATCTTACGCTACTATCAGAATGCAGCAGGGGTACTCTATGAACTCCTTTTATGTGTACAAGCAGCTATATGTTGATCCGCAAACGGGGAATCCCATTTATCAACACGCAGATGGCACAACTGGTCCAACGGTGACTGCCAATGATAAGGTTATTGACGGTAACGGATTACCCAAGTTTTTCGGTGGGTTTAACAACACTTTCGCGTACAAGGGTTTTGACCTGAGTGTATTCTTCAACTTCCAGACCGGCAATAAGGTTTACAATAACAACGCTTACTTTTTAGAAGGCGGCGGTACCCGCGATGATCGCCGTGCCATGGATACCTATCAGTTAAAACGTTGGCAAAAACCAGGCGACATTACCGATGTGCCCCGCTTAACAGCTTTGGGCACCAACTATACGCTAAGCCCGGTTAGCCGCTTTATTGAGGATGGTTCATTTTTAAGGCTGAGCAATGTAAACCTGGGCTATACGCTACCAAGAGCTATTGCCGAAAAAATAAAGGCGGCATCAGTACGCATCTATTTCAGCGGCTCAAACCTTTGGTTACTCACCAGGTACAAAGGCCCGGATCCGGAGATTAACGTAACAGCCGACCCCAATGTGCAGGGATATGACCTGGGTACACCACCAATACCGCGCACCCTGCAGGTTGGCGCCAACATCACCTTTTAA